From Deinococcus aestuarii, one genomic window encodes:
- the rnr gene encoding ribonuclease R — protein sequence MPRAKQERTAPGDQSVRADSEQQQSTAPRAGRGRKQAVQPTETPTPEPEAVIPAPKRGRGRQTPAANDNNDNTAAQPETPAPRPQRGRRAAQPEPTPVVTAAATPGEPTPKPRRGRKARAEDQLADAASPEGGIAEPVPVETAPVETAPVEITPTEDAAAVTTAEPVEVAAEPAPVAQPPNRRGRKAKAATEPEAQPEAVASPAVETAGAPRNRRGRQAKAQPVAEAEPAADGGQAEPEQATEPVLLEVPRTRRGRKPKVVTPVAERPQTASPEDLPLTEVLGGVEPVAVEDPDPAGEAPQTALAVAPDGGQPLPLVDHPALEGDGEEGEFPGELHASPSAGQTGATQAEDDLGADGQPHPARDLVVAQLRKVGRPIHVRDLERTFTRQTMNRLGGDWRDLETMLEELVQTGEVIRTRRRTYGLPEAMNLVRGRFQASAAGFGFVVPDSGGEDFYVAPENTMEAWNGDIVLVRMEGRGDTGRGGQGPRRGQRGDGSPRASVVRIVQRAYKQLVGSLEFSKGHPILKPDDHRARHRILLLPEGIEGLQSGARVVTALFWPEHTGEDEVFGQVTRVLGAEDDPETETEAVIVKYGLRGEFPDEVLAEANAIPTELPAEALVGRLDLRDFNIFTVDGRDAKDFDDAIHIQPTPGGTFVVGVHIADVSHYVREGTPLDKEAYARATSVYLPGRVLPMLPEHLSNGVCSLVPHEDRLTMTALVELSAEGDILDVRLTPSVIRSKARLTYDEVQAYSEATSTLPDHARHLEGDLHLLLKITSKLRQKRLREGSLDFKLREVKVDVGPGGRMELIPIREETARGMIEDLMLLANKVVARSLIEREVPALFRIHEEPTLQKFQDVTNALGRLGVSFPGGEPTPQAYQAVLKGVRGTPRESVVNTLLLRSMQQAKYAGENLGHFGLAFREYLHFTSPIRRYPDLLVHRVLKGVLAGDLTASSRGTHDLRGRLPGMGEHTSERERSAAEAERDLTKYYQAKWAQEHLGETFPGNVSGVVASGLFVALDNGVEGKLHISNLDDDYYIYLEDAQILRGRSNGRTFRLGDALTVTISQVNPLARQIDFTQETAMDGDTPVRPRARRREDREAEKREKLQSVSTAAPRKFTLDEPQPATPATPARADGGRGRGQGRDGQGQGREGGGRDSGSRPPMRPSSQGGGYKRRVITLERPRNEHLRPVNITVQRMYFGDWTVENMPPDEGQGAGGGGRGFDRSDRGGRGQGFSRGGSDRGAVPSLNGRQGGGRPPRPQPQQAQATPQGSGGQGGSDAEAQRRRRRRGRRGGNGGQG from the coding sequence ATGCCGAGAGCGAAACAGGAGCGTACGGCGCCAGGCGACCAGAGCGTTCGCGCCGACTCCGAACAACAGCAGAGCACCGCCCCCCGGGCCGGACGTGGCCGCAAGCAGGCCGTCCAGCCCACCGAAACCCCGACCCCGGAGCCGGAGGCCGTGATCCCCGCCCCGAAACGTGGCCGTGGCCGTCAGACGCCCGCCGCGAACGACAACAACGACAACACCGCCGCGCAGCCCGAAACCCCCGCGCCCAGGCCCCAGCGGGGCAGGCGCGCCGCCCAGCCTGAGCCCACCCCGGTCGTGACGGCGGCCGCGACTCCGGGTGAGCCCACGCCCAAGCCCCGCCGTGGCCGCAAGGCGCGTGCGGAGGATCAGCTCGCCGACGCCGCTTCCCCCGAGGGAGGGATCGCCGAGCCCGTCCCCGTCGAGACCGCGCCTGTGGAGACGGCCCCCGTCGAGATCACCCCGACCGAGGACGCGGCGGCGGTCACCACGGCGGAACCCGTCGAGGTGGCCGCCGAACCCGCCCCCGTGGCGCAACCCCCCAACCGCCGGGGCCGCAAGGCGAAAGCCGCCACCGAGCCCGAAGCTCAGCCGGAAGCCGTCGCCTCACCTGCCGTAGAAACCGCCGGAGCGCCCAGGAACCGGCGCGGACGCCAGGCGAAGGCCCAGCCCGTCGCCGAAGCCGAGCCCGCGGCGGACGGGGGACAGGCCGAGCCGGAACAGGCCACCGAGCCCGTCCTGCTCGAAGTGCCCCGCACCCGCCGGGGCCGCAAGCCGAAGGTCGTCACCCCCGTTGCCGAACGGCCGCAGACGGCCAGCCCGGAGGACCTTCCCCTCACCGAGGTGCTGGGCGGCGTGGAGCCCGTGGCGGTCGAGGACCCCGACCCCGCCGGGGAGGCCCCCCAGACCGCGCTGGCCGTCGCCCCGGACGGCGGGCAACCTCTCCCCCTCGTGGATCACCCTGCCCTGGAGGGCGACGGGGAAGAGGGCGAGTTTCCAGGTGAGCTCCACGCCAGCCCGTCCGCCGGACAGACCGGGGCCACCCAGGCCGAGGACGACCTCGGCGCCGACGGCCAGCCCCACCCCGCCCGCGACCTCGTGGTGGCGCAGCTTCGCAAGGTGGGGCGGCCCATCCACGTCCGCGACCTGGAGCGCACCTTTACCCGGCAGACCATGAACCGTCTGGGCGGCGACTGGCGCGATCTGGAGACGATGCTGGAGGAACTGGTCCAGACGGGCGAGGTCATCCGCACCCGGCGGCGTACCTACGGCCTGCCCGAGGCGATGAACCTCGTGCGGGGGCGCTTCCAGGCGTCGGCGGCGGGCTTCGGCTTCGTGGTGCCGGATTCGGGCGGCGAGGACTTCTACGTCGCCCCCGAGAACACGATGGAGGCCTGGAACGGCGATATCGTGCTCGTGCGGATGGAGGGCCGGGGCGACACCGGACGCGGCGGCCAGGGTCCCCGCCGGGGCCAGCGCGGCGACGGCAGCCCGCGCGCCTCGGTGGTCCGGATCGTGCAGCGGGCGTACAAGCAGCTCGTGGGCAGCCTGGAATTCAGCAAGGGCCACCCCATCCTCAAGCCCGACGACCACCGCGCCCGGCACCGCATCCTGCTGCTGCCGGAGGGAATCGAGGGCCTCCAGAGCGGTGCCCGCGTCGTCACCGCCCTCTTCTGGCCCGAGCACACCGGCGAGGACGAGGTGTTCGGGCAGGTCACCCGCGTCCTCGGCGCGGAGGACGACCCCGAGACCGAGACGGAAGCCGTGATCGTCAAGTACGGGCTGCGCGGCGAGTTCCCGGATGAGGTCCTGGCCGAGGCGAATGCCATCCCGACCGAGCTTCCCGCCGAGGCGCTGGTGGGCCGCCTCGACCTGCGCGACTTCAACATCTTCACGGTGGACGGACGCGACGCCAAGGACTTCGACGACGCCATTCACATCCAGCCGACCCCCGGGGGCACCTTCGTGGTGGGCGTCCACATCGCGGACGTGAGCCACTACGTGCGCGAGGGCACCCCGCTCGACAAGGAGGCCTACGCCCGCGCGACGAGCGTGTACCTTCCCGGCCGGGTCCTGCCCATGCTCCCCGAACACCTCAGCAACGGGGTGTGCAGCCTCGTCCCGCATGAGGACCGGCTGACGATGACGGCGCTCGTCGAACTCTCCGCCGAGGGCGACATCCTCGACGTGCGGCTCACGCCGAGCGTGATTCGGAGCAAGGCGCGGCTCACCTACGACGAGGTGCAGGCGTACTCGGAGGCGACCTCCACCCTGCCCGACCACGCGCGGCACCTGGAGGGGGACCTCCACCTGCTGCTCAAGATCACCTCCAAGCTGCGCCAGAAGCGGCTGCGCGAGGGGTCCCTCGACTTCAAGCTGCGCGAGGTCAAGGTGGACGTGGGGCCCGGCGGGCGGATGGAACTCATCCCCATCCGCGAGGAGACGGCGCGCGGGATGATCGAGGACCTGATGCTGCTCGCCAACAAGGTGGTCGCCCGCTCCCTGATCGAGCGCGAGGTTCCGGCCCTCTTCCGCATCCACGAGGAACCGACCCTCCAGAAGTTTCAGGACGTGACGAACGCGCTGGGGCGCCTGGGTGTCTCCTTCCCGGGCGGGGAGCCGACCCCGCAGGCGTACCAGGCGGTCTTGAAGGGAGTGCGGGGCACGCCGCGCGAGAGCGTGGTGAATACCCTGCTCCTGCGCTCGATGCAGCAGGCGAAGTACGCGGGCGAGAACCTGGGGCACTTCGGCCTCGCCTTCCGCGAGTACCTGCACTTCACGTCGCCGATCCGGCGCTACCCGGACCTGCTGGTCCACCGGGTGCTCAAGGGCGTGCTGGCGGGGGACCTGACGGCCTCCTCACGGGGGACCCACGACCTGCGGGGCAGACTGCCGGGGATGGGCGAGCACACGTCCGAGCGCGAGCGTTCCGCCGCCGAGGCCGAGCGTGACCTCACGAAGTACTACCAGGCGAAGTGGGCGCAGGAGCACCTCGGCGAGACCTTTCCCGGCAACGTGTCGGGCGTGGTGGCGAGCGGGCTGTTCGTGGCGCTGGACAACGGCGTCGAGGGCAAGCTGCACATCTCGAACCTCGACGACGACTACTACATCTACCTGGAGGACGCCCAGATTCTGCGGGGACGCTCGAACGGGCGCACCTTCCGGCTCGGGGACGCCCTCACCGTGACCATCAGCCAGGTAAACCCCCTGGCCCGGCAAATCGATTTCACCCAGGAGACCGCTATGGACGGCGACACCCCCGTCCGGCCCCGCGCCCGCAGGCGTGAGGACCGGGAAGCAGAGAAGCGCGAGAAGTTGCAGTCGGTCAGCACGGCCGCCCCCCGCAAGTTCACCCTCGACGAACCCCAACCTGCCACCCCGGCGACCCCGGCCCGCGCGGACGGCGGACGCGGGCGCGGTCAGGGACGCGACGGGCAGGGACAGGGCCGCGAGGGGGGCGGGCGTGACTCCGGCAGCCGTCCCCCCATGCGCCCGAGCAGCCAGGGCGGCGGCTACAAGCGGCGCGTGATCACGCTGGAGCGCCCCCGCAACGAGCACCTGCGGCCCGTGAACATCACCGTGCAGCGCATGTACTTCGGCGACTGGACGGTGGAGAACATGCCGCCCGACGAGGGCCAGGGCGCAGGGGGCGGCGGACGCGGCTTCGACCGCAGTGACCGGGGCGGGCGCGGCCAGGGCTTCTCACGCGGCGGGAGTGACCGGGGCGCGGTGCCCAGCCTGAACGGGCGTCAGGGCGGAGGCCGCCCGCCCCGTCCGCAACCTCAGCAGGCTCAGGCCACCCCTCAGGGAAGCGGCGGGCAGGGCGGCAGTGACGCCGAGGCCCAGCGTCGCCGCCGCCGCCGGGGCCGCCGGGGTGGGAACGGCGGGCAGGGGTAA
- a CDS encoding App1 family protein: MLGAKTAFKAIQPALERGLTALDHAVSGYVQPRRARGKLILQPYVGWGTPQGVELTGRVLLPRMVAPPKRGDPRWRNFRNVLRRLLSREVSGVRVTGSLGGAVTSGVSDADGYFTLTFTPPGESLPFADGWHEAQLSIEGRPGTTRARAQVVAGARFGIISDLDDTVIQSDVTSLPRMLATSLTGNARTRLPFPGVGALYRALTRDGEARNPIFYVSSSPWNFFDLLWQFLDYRRIPLGPIFLRNWGFDLLAGHGGYKHGVIERIFARFPGLSFVLVGDSGEKDPEIYAEVVRRHPGRVLAVYIRDVTEAMRDEGVMKLREEVRKAGVDLVLAADSLNAASHAMAMGLITPGELRSVLTSVARTYET, translated from the coding sequence ATGCTAGGCGCCAAGACCGCATTCAAGGCGATTCAACCCGCGCTGGAGCGGGGGCTGACGGCCCTCGACCACGCGGTCAGCGGCTACGTGCAGCCCCGCCGGGCGCGCGGCAAGCTCATCTTGCAGCCCTACGTGGGCTGGGGCACCCCCCAGGGGGTGGAACTGACGGGCCGGGTGCTGCTGCCCCGCATGGTCGCGCCCCCCAAGAGGGGCGATCCCCGCTGGCGCAACTTCCGCAACGTCTTGCGCCGCCTGCTCTCCCGCGAGGTCTCGGGCGTGCGGGTGACTGGAAGCCTGGGGGGTGCCGTGACGAGCGGCGTGAGCGACGCCGACGGCTACTTCACCCTGACCTTTACCCCCCCGGGGGAGAGCCTGCCCTTCGCCGACGGCTGGCACGAGGCGCAGCTCAGCATCGAGGGCCGCCCCGGCACCACCCGTGCCCGCGCGCAGGTCGTGGCGGGGGCCCGCTTCGGCATCATCAGCGACCTCGACGACACCGTGATCCAGTCGGACGTGACCAGCCTGCCCCGGATGCTCGCCACCAGCCTGACGGGCAACGCGCGCACCCGGTTGCCCTTTCCCGGCGTCGGGGCGCTGTACCGGGCGCTGACCCGCGACGGCGAGGCGCGCAACCCGATCTTCTACGTGTCGAGCAGCCCCTGGAACTTCTTCGACCTGCTGTGGCAGTTCCTCGACTACCGCCGCATCCCGCTCGGGCCGATCTTCCTGCGCAACTGGGGCTTTGACCTGCTCGCCGGGCACGGCGGCTACAAGCACGGCGTGATCGAGCGCATCTTCGCCCGCTTCCCGGGCCTGAGTTTCGTCCTCGTCGGCGACAGCGGCGAGAAGGACCCCGAAATCTACGCCGAGGTCGTGCGCCGCCACCCGGGCCGCGTCCTCGCCGTCTACATCCGCGACGTGACGGAAGCCATGCGTGACGAGGGCGTCATGAAACTCCGCGAGGAGGTTCGCAAGGCGGGCGTGGACCTCGTGCTCGCCGCCGACAGCCTGAACGCCGCCAGCCACGCGATGGCGATGGGCCTGATCACGCCGGGCGAGTTGCGGAGCGTCCTGACAAGCGTGGCCCGGACGTACGAGACGTAA
- a CDS encoding sensor histidine kinase, with protein MNPSSPGSGWRGPSLAVTLLLAMLLVVGLAVGGMFLFSNLAVRREVARLPPEVQAYLRARQEAERLGQQLAPNPPVPEIRLGDADQASLPPGQSSPGVSGTVTLPGGGVVTVTDGRREEEPGRRPERAFPAVLNPRSQDFVRDVQTSLVQAGLLAALVAATLGLLLARRVARPVTAVSQAAARLAGGDLAARAPVLTGEREVADLARTFNEMAQSLQTLERERQQAVADIAHELRTPIAIMQARLDALEDGVYPLEPGQVALLSTQTQLLTRLVGDLRTLTLADAGRLGLHTREVDLSDLAGQVVRDLGDRAGARGVTLTLQSQPALLIADPDRMRQVAANLVENALRHARSEVAVCVEVDGTAARLHVDDDGPGIPEESREQVFTRFTRLDESRARDTGGSGLGLAIVRALTLAHGGQASTGASPLGGARFTVVLPLRRDG; from the coding sequence TTGAACCCTTCCTCCCCGGGCTCCGGGTGGCGGGGGCCGAGCCTGGCCGTCACCCTGCTGCTCGCCATGCTGCTCGTGGTGGGGCTGGCGGTGGGGGGGATGTTTCTGTTTTCCAACCTCGCCGTGCGGCGCGAGGTGGCCCGGCTGCCCCCCGAGGTGCAGGCCTACCTGCGTGCCCGCCAGGAGGCCGAGCGGCTGGGGCAGCAGCTCGCCCCCAACCCGCCCGTCCCCGAGATTCGCCTCGGCGACGCGGACCAGGCGAGCCTGCCGCCCGGCCAGTCGAGCCCGGGCGTCAGCGGCACGGTCACCCTGCCGGGCGGCGGGGTGGTCACGGTCACGGACGGGCGCCGCGAGGAGGAACCGGGCCGCCGCCCGGAGCGAGCCTTTCCCGCCGTCCTCAACCCCCGCTCTCAGGACTTCGTGCGCGACGTGCAGACGAGCCTGGTGCAGGCGGGGCTCCTCGCGGCCCTGGTCGCGGCCACGCTGGGGTTGCTCCTCGCGCGGCGGGTGGCGCGGCCCGTCACCGCCGTCTCGCAGGCCGCCGCACGGCTGGCCGGGGGAGACCTCGCCGCCCGCGCCCCCGTCCTGACCGGCGAGCGCGAGGTGGCCGACCTCGCCCGCACCTTCAACGAGATGGCCCAGAGCCTCCAGACCCTGGAACGCGAGCGCCAGCAGGCGGTCGCCGACATCGCCCACGAGCTGCGCACCCCCATCGCCATCATGCAGGCCCGCCTCGACGCGCTGGAGGACGGGGTGTACCCGCTCGAACCCGGGCAGGTCGCGTTGCTGAGCACCCAGACGCAGCTCCTGACCCGGCTGGTCGGGGACCTGCGGACGCTGACCCTGGCGGACGCGGGGCGGCTGGGCCTGCACACGCGGGAGGTGGATCTTTCGGACCTCGCCGGACAGGTGGTGCGCGACCTCGGGGACCGGGCGGGGGCGCGGGGCGTGACGCTCACTCTTCAGAGTCAACCTGCCCTCCTTATAGCTGACCCGGACCGGATGCGGCAGGTGGCGGCGAACCTCGTGGAGAACGCCCTGCGGCACGCCCGGTCTGAGGTGGCCGTGTGTGTGGAAGTGGACGGGACAGCGGCCCGATTGCATGTGGACGACGACGGGCCCGGCATCCCGGAGGAGAGCCGCGAGCAGGTGTTCACGCGCTTCACGCGGCTGGACGAGAGCCGGGCGCGGGACACGGGGGGCAGCGGCCTGGGGCTCGCCATCGTGCGGGCGCTGACCCTCGCCCACGGCGGACAGGCGAGCACGGGCGCGTCCCCCCTCGGTGGGGCCAGGTTCACTGTCGTGCTGCCGCTGCGGCGTGACGGGTAG
- a CDS encoding response regulator transcription factor — protein MSALILIVEDEPQLAEVLEAYARQEGYRTERAADGNAALTVYRAASPDLILLDIMLPGRSGLDVLKTVRADGSTPVILVTARAEESDQIVGLELGADDYVVKPFRPREVMARVKAVLRRVSAVLDDHERPLRVGPLEVDRRAVVARVNGQPLGLTPAEFRLLAHLAQVPGRAFTREELLAAALPESEALERVVDAHLASVRRKLDAAQAGGLLHTVRGVGYRLEAGV, from the coding sequence ATGAGTGCGCTGATCCTGATCGTGGAGGACGAACCCCAGCTCGCGGAGGTGCTCGAAGCCTACGCCCGGCAGGAAGGCTACCGCACCGAACGCGCCGCCGACGGGAACGCGGCCCTCACCGTCTACCGCGCCGCCAGCCCCGACCTGATCCTGCTCGACATCATGCTGCCGGGCAGAAGCGGTCTCGATGTCCTCAAGACCGTGCGCGCTGACGGCTCCACCCCCGTCATCCTGGTGACCGCCCGCGCCGAGGAGAGTGACCAGATCGTCGGCCTGGAACTCGGCGCCGACGACTACGTGGTCAAGCCCTTCCGCCCCCGCGAGGTGATGGCGCGCGTCAAGGCGGTGCTCCGGCGGGTGAGCGCGGTGCTGGACGACCACGAGCGCCCGCTGCGGGTGGGTCCTTTGGAGGTGGACCGCCGGGCGGTGGTGGCGCGGGTGAACGGGCAGCCCCTGGGCCTGACCCCGGCGGAGTTCCGGCTGCTGGCGCATCTGGCGCAGGTGCCGGGGCGGGCCTTCACGCGCGAGGAGCTGCTCGCCGCCGCCCTGCCGGAGTCGGAGGCGCTGGAGCGGGTGGTGGACGCTCACCTGGCGTCGGTGCGGCGCAAGCTCGACGCGGCGCAGGCGGGGGGGCTGCTGCACACCGTGCGGGGGGTGGGTTACCGCCTGGAGGCGGGCGTTTGA
- a CDS encoding TolC family protein: MTSSSSPPARAPSSRLLLTLALTLGVGGAQAQTASPTPSTPTSTTAAPSTLTLEGALARLAQAPSVTQAQLSVQVAQQNLGAARSALGLSVSVTGTTGYTGPSTTTTDEGTTSTAGSLGGSVGVQASLGLLPWSSGQGSLRIAQRSLTLAQANLQAAQASARLNVYVQYLAAVVAQRDVTLAQNTLTLRQRQLQIAQTQRAQNNATQESVLTAQANVQLAQAALLEARSDLEVARLNLAAVLGQSLTTVTFSTQPASSFTLPDLNALVTRARTTTVDVIEAQNTLAAAQETLEEQQRDQRLPDLTASLRYGPASSGGVSASVDVKEGNAGVGYSVPFGGSGSGASNRVVASVTGSYVVYSPALRAQISAAQANVTQAQLTLSVAQQNAELNVRTLYSTAQTNLTALGSSATQVEVAQATLSAARARLAAGTGTADAVTSAQIALAQAQRNLVQARATAQLALIRLQNAAGGPQ; the protein is encoded by the coding sequence ATGACCTCCTCCTCTTCCCCGCCTGCCCGCGCCCCCAGCTCGCGCCTCCTGCTGACGCTCGCGCTCACCCTCGGTGTGGGCGGCGCCCAGGCGCAGACGGCCAGCCCCACGCCCTCGACGCCGACCTCCACGACGGCCGCGCCCTCGACGCTGACGCTGGAGGGGGCGCTCGCGCGGCTGGCGCAGGCCCCCAGCGTGACCCAGGCGCAGCTCAGCGTGCAGGTCGCCCAGCAGAACCTGGGCGCCGCCCGCAGCGCCCTGGGCCTGAGCGTCAGCGTCACCGGCACCACGGGCTACACGGGCCCCTCCACGACCACGACCGACGAGGGCACCACCTCCACCGCAGGCAGCCTGGGGGGCAGCGTCGGCGTGCAGGCGAGCCTGGGCCTGCTGCCCTGGTCGAGCGGACAAGGCAGCCTGCGCATCGCCCAGCGCAGCCTCACCCTCGCCCAGGCCAACCTCCAGGCCGCCCAGGCGAGTGCGCGCCTGAACGTCTACGTGCAGTACCTCGCCGCCGTCGTGGCGCAGCGCGACGTGACCCTCGCCCAGAACACCCTCACCCTGCGCCAGCGCCAACTCCAGATCGCGCAGACCCAGCGTGCCCAGAACAACGCCACCCAGGAGAGCGTGCTCACCGCGCAGGCCAACGTGCAGCTCGCCCAGGCGGCCCTGCTCGAAGCCCGCAGCGACCTGGAGGTGGCCCGGCTGAACCTCGCAGCGGTCCTCGGCCAGAGCCTGACCACGGTCACGTTCAGCACCCAGCCCGCAAGCAGCTTCACCCTGCCCGACCTGAATGCCCTCGTCACCCGCGCCCGCACGACGACGGTGGACGTGATCGAGGCGCAAAACACCCTCGCCGCCGCCCAGGAGACGCTCGAGGAGCAGCAGCGCGACCAGCGGCTGCCCGACCTGACCGCCAGCCTGCGCTACGGGCCCGCGAGCAGCGGCGGCGTGAGCGCCAGCGTGGACGTGAAGGAGGGCAACGCGGGCGTCGGCTACAGCGTGCCCTTTGGCGGCAGCGGGAGCGGCGCGAGCAACCGGGTGGTCGCCAGCGTGACGGGCAGCTACGTGGTGTACTCGCCCGCCCTGCGCGCCCAGATTTCGGCGGCGCAGGCCAACGTCACCCAGGCGCAGCTCACCCTGAGTGTGGCCCAGCAGAACGCGGAGCTAAACGTCCGCACCCTCTACAGCACCGCCCAGACGAACCTCACGGCCCTGGGATCCAGCGCCACCCAGGTCGAGGTCGCGCAGGCCACCCTCAGCGCCGCGCGGGCCCGCCTCGCCGCCGGGACGGGCACCGCCGACGCCGTGACGAGCGCCCAGATCGCTCTCGCCCAGGCGCAGCGGAACCTGGTGCAGGCGCGCGCCACGGCGCAGCTCGCCCTGATCCGACTCCAGAACGCCGCCGGAGGCCCCCAGTGA
- a CDS encoding TolC family protein has protein sequence MNRALALSAALLLPAATAQSALTLTRAVQSALAGGTDVRTAQANLDKATATNKAAQADPSTLAAAKLSAQNTQALARVGLRAARLSTLQSTVNAYTALLEAQENVELQALQVQVDQKALQVARVKLSVSNATPLDVQRAQNTLAGSTEDLADARAQVNLASARLATLTGLSGGVRAAGPPNVPPLKTSLASLRTGLNTNLTGVVSAGQAVSEAQLAVRLADNDFTPARTLADARTTLANAGRSLDAAQKNAQTTLAGAYQTAQNAAAQLGVAQSREAAAQRSYTQDAARLRSGTISAVTLQETQLALKQARFARLQAQDAVLEALAALSVAAGQNLSGLGGTL, from the coding sequence GTGAACCGTGCCCTCGCCCTGTCCGCCGCGCTGCTGCTCCCGGCGGCAACGGCCCAGTCCGCCCTCACGCTCACCCGCGCCGTACAGTCCGCCCTCGCGGGTGGCACCGACGTCCGCACCGCCCAGGCCAACCTCGACAAGGCCACCGCCACCAACAAGGCCGCCCAGGCCGACCCCAGCACCCTCGCCGCCGCCAAGCTCTCCGCCCAGAACACCCAGGCGCTCGCCCGGGTCGGGCTCCGGGCCGCCCGGCTCTCCACGCTTCAGAGCACCGTCAACGCCTACACGGCGCTGCTGGAAGCACAGGAGAACGTCGAACTCCAGGCCCTCCAGGTGCAGGTCGACCAGAAGGCCCTCCAGGTCGCGCGGGTCAAGCTCAGCGTGAGCAACGCCACCCCCCTCGACGTGCAGCGCGCCCAGAACACCCTGGCGGGCAGCACCGAGGACCTCGCCGACGCCCGCGCCCAGGTCAACCTCGCCTCCGCCCGCCTCGCCACCCTGACGGGGCTTTCCGGCGGTGTGCGGGCAGCGGGACCGCCGAACGTCCCCCCCCTCAAGACCAGCCTCGCCTCGCTGCGCACCGGGCTCAACACGAACCTGACGGGGGTGGTGAGCGCCGGGCAGGCGGTCTCCGAGGCGCAACTGGCCGTCCGGTTGGCGGACAACGACTTCACCCCGGCGCGCACGCTGGCCGACGCGCGCACCACCCTGGCGAACGCCGGGCGGAGCCTCGACGCGGCGCAGAAGAACGCCCAGACGACGCTGGCGGGCGCGTACCAGACGGCCCAGAACGCGGCGGCGCAGCTTGGGGTGGCGCAAAGCCGCGAGGCCGCCGCGCAGAGGAGCTACACCCAGGACGCGGCGCGGCTCAGGAGCGGGACGATCAGCGCGGTGACGCTTCAGGAGACGCAACTCGCGCTCAAGCAGGCCCGCTTCGCCCGCCTCCAGGCGCAGGACGCGGTGCTCGAAGCCCTCGCCGCCCTCTCCGTCGCCGCCGGACAGAACCTCTCCGGCCTCGGCGGCACGCTCTAG
- a CDS encoding ribose-phosphate diphosphokinase: protein MTVPHRAPSERLASSRRQPLLVFSGQSNCPLAQAICDNLGVPLGHSKTEKFTNDNLIVHYEESLREGDVFIVQTFSTPVSDSIMELLLLIDAAKSASAGRVTAVIPYFSYARSDKKDSPRISIAGRLVADILQEAGADRVLTMTLHSPQVHGFFKVPVDHLSADRVLSAHFRSCVPNAHEGVVLAPDAGSIKRASQIARRLNSGLAMIDKERLSDTEVRPRALIGDVEGKTVFIVDDEISTAGSLVETVNIARSLGARDVYVAVTHGVYTGPAIERIAALDVTQVASTNTVYVSPEKIAASNGKLAVLDVAPLFADAITNIHVGQSVSTLFE from the coding sequence GTGACCGTGCCCCACCGCGCCCCTTCCGAGCGGCTGGCCTCCAGCCGCCGCCAGCCGCTGCTCGTCTTTTCGGGCCAGAGCAACTGCCCCCTCGCGCAGGCGATCTGCGACAACCTCGGCGTGCCGCTCGGCCACAGCAAGACCGAGAAGTTCACGAACGACAACCTGATCGTCCATTACGAGGAGTCGCTGCGCGAGGGGGACGTGTTCATCGTGCAGACCTTTTCCACCCCCGTCAGCGACTCGATCATGGAACTGCTGCTCCTGATAGACGCGGCCAAGAGCGCCTCGGCGGGGCGGGTCACGGCCGTGATCCCGTACTTCTCCTACGCCCGCAGCGACAAAAAGGACAGCCCGCGCATCTCCATCGCCGGGCGGCTGGTCGCCGACATCCTTCAGGAGGCGGGCGCGGACCGCGTGCTCACCATGACCCTGCACTCGCCGCAGGTCCACGGCTTTTTCAAGGTGCCCGTCGATCACCTCTCCGCCGACCGGGTGCTCAGCGCACACTTCCGCTCCTGCGTCCCGAACGCCCACGAGGGCGTGGTGCTCGCCCCCGACGCGGGCAGCATCAAGCGGGCCTCGCAGATCGCCCGCCGATTGAATTCCGGCCTCGCCATGATCGACAAAGAAAGGCTTTCCGACACCGAGGTCCGCCCCCGCGCATTGATCGGCGACGTGGAGGGCAAGACGGTTTTTATCGTGGACGACGAGATCAGCACCGCCGGGAGCCTCGTCGAGACGGTGAACATCGCCCGCAGCCTCGGTGCCCGGGACGTGTACGTCGCCGTCACCCACGGCGTGTACACCGGCCCCGCCATCGAGCGCATCGCCGCCCTCGACGTGACCCAGGTCGCCAGCACGAACACCGTCTACGTCTCGCCGGAGAAGATCGCCGCCTCGAACGGCAAGCTCGCCGTCCTCGACGTCGCCCCCCTCTTCGCCGACGCCATCACCAATATCCACGTCGGTCAGAGCGTGAGCACCCTCTTCGAGTGA